A DNA window from Branchiostoma lanceolatum isolate klBraLanc5 chromosome 17, klBraLanc5.hap2, whole genome shotgun sequence contains the following coding sequences:
- the LOC136422348 gene encoding alpha-aminoadipic semialdehyde synthase, mitochondrial-like isoform X2, protein MQYVANNRPVLGVRREDYNTWEGRAPLSPAHVQQLVAKGVTVLVQPASKRAYSGKEYQAAGAHIREDLSEASVILGVKTAPPGELLPNKTYAFFSHTIKAQEANMPMLDAILEKNIRIFDYEMMLDEAGVSPVAGAMGRLAGISGMINILHAMGTRLLALGHHTPFLRIGLTHSYRNIEMCRQAVRDCGYDIALGRMPESIGPLTFLFTGSGYVSKGAQEMLKELPVKFVDPTELRDICASGDTTRVYAAVLSRHHHLRQKESGRYDEKEYTAHPEKYVSIFAEQFAPYVSCLVNGMYWPAAGPRLLTNVDLQGLLGNNMAANGVRIPNGGPDEVPGCTSGGPGYPPLPQRLIAVSDISADEGGSLEFMTECTSMDSPFEVSDGTKSVPGSRYYQLS, encoded by the exons ATGCAGTACGTGGCGAATAACCGTCCCGTGCTTGGGGTCAGGCGGGAGGACTACAACACCTGGGAAGGCCGCGCGCCGCTATCTCCTGCGCATGTGCAGCAGCTTGTCGCCAAAGGCGTCACGGTTCTGGTACAGCCGGCCAGCAAACGGGCCTACAGCGGAAAG GAGTACCAGGCAGCAGGTGCGCACATCCGCGAGGACCTGTCCGAGGCGTCCGTGATTCTGGGAGTCAAGACGGCTCCTCCAGGGGAGTTACTGCCCAACAAGACCTACGCCTTCTTCTCCCACACGATCAAGGCTCAGGAGGCGAACATGCCCATGCTGGACGCCATCCTAGAAAAG AACATCCGGATCTTTGACTACGAGATGATGCTGGACGAGGCTGGAGTCAGTCCTGTTGCGGGGGCGATGGGGAGGCTCGCCGGGATCTCAG GAATGATCAACATTCTACACGCCATGGGAACTCGCCTGTTGGCCCTGGGACATCACACACCATTTCTG aGGATCGGCCTCACCCACAGTTACAGGAACATCGAGATGTGCCGTCAGGCCGTGAGGGATTGTGGGTATGACATTGCCCTGGGGAGGATGCCGGAGTCCATAGGACCGTTGACCTTTCTGTTCACCGGGTCAGGATACGTGTCAAAG GGTGCACAGGAGATGTTGAAGGAGCTGCCTGTCAAGTTCGTTGACCCTACCGAGCTGAGAGACATTTGCGCTTCCGGCG ACACCACCCGTGTGTACGCCGCCGTTCTGAGTCGACACCACCACCTCCGACAGAAGGAGTCCGGCCGCTACGATGAGAAAGAGTACACGGCACATCCGGAAAAATATGTCTCCATATTTGCCGAACAG TTCGCCCCGTACGTGTCCTGTCTGGTGAACGGCATGTACTGGCCTGCCGCCGGGCCGCGTCTGCTCACCAACGTCGACCTGCAGGGGCTGCTgggaaacaacatggcggccaacGGAGTTCGAATTCCAAACGGAGGTCCCGACGAAGTTCCCGGATGTACCAGCGGAGGTCCCGGATATCCCCCCTTGCCCCAGCGGCTGATCGCTGTGAGCGACATCTCGGCGGACGAAGGCGGGTCGCTGGAGTTCATGACCGAATGCACCTCCATGGACAGCCCGTTCGAAGTGTCTGACGGGACAAAGTCTGTGCCAGG TAGCAGGTACTACCAGCTGAGCTGA
- the LOC136422348 gene encoding alpha-aminoadipic semialdehyde synthase, mitochondrial-like isoform X3 — protein sequence MQYVANNRPVLGVRREDYNTWEGRAPLSPAHVQQLVAKGVTVLVQPASKRAYSGKEYQAAGAHIREDLSEASVILGVKTAPPGELLPNKTYAFFSHTIKAQEANMPMLDAILEKNIRIFDYEMMLDEAGVSPVAGAMGRLAGISGMINILHAMGTRLLALGHHTPFLRIGLTHSYRNIEMCRQAVRDCGYDIALGRMPESIGPLTFLFTGSGYVSKGAQEMLKELPVKFVDPTELRDICASGDTTRVYAAVLSRHHHLRQKESGRYDEKEYTAHPEKYVSIFAEQFAPYVSCLVNGMYWPAAGPRLLTNVDLQGLLGNNMAANGVRIPNGGPDEVPGCTSGGPGYPPLPQRLIAVSDISADEGGSLEFMTECTSMDSPFEVSDGTKSVPGRYYQLS from the exons ATGCAGTACGTGGCGAATAACCGTCCCGTGCTTGGGGTCAGGCGGGAGGACTACAACACCTGGGAAGGCCGCGCGCCGCTATCTCCTGCGCATGTGCAGCAGCTTGTCGCCAAAGGCGTCACGGTTCTGGTACAGCCGGCCAGCAAACGGGCCTACAGCGGAAAG GAGTACCAGGCAGCAGGTGCGCACATCCGCGAGGACCTGTCCGAGGCGTCCGTGATTCTGGGAGTCAAGACGGCTCCTCCAGGGGAGTTACTGCCCAACAAGACCTACGCCTTCTTCTCCCACACGATCAAGGCTCAGGAGGCGAACATGCCCATGCTGGACGCCATCCTAGAAAAG AACATCCGGATCTTTGACTACGAGATGATGCTGGACGAGGCTGGAGTCAGTCCTGTTGCGGGGGCGATGGGGAGGCTCGCCGGGATCTCAG GAATGATCAACATTCTACACGCCATGGGAACTCGCCTGTTGGCCCTGGGACATCACACACCATTTCTG aGGATCGGCCTCACCCACAGTTACAGGAACATCGAGATGTGCCGTCAGGCCGTGAGGGATTGTGGGTATGACATTGCCCTGGGGAGGATGCCGGAGTCCATAGGACCGTTGACCTTTCTGTTCACCGGGTCAGGATACGTGTCAAAG GGTGCACAGGAGATGTTGAAGGAGCTGCCTGTCAAGTTCGTTGACCCTACCGAGCTGAGAGACATTTGCGCTTCCGGCG ACACCACCCGTGTGTACGCCGCCGTTCTGAGTCGACACCACCACCTCCGACAGAAGGAGTCCGGCCGCTACGATGAGAAAGAGTACACGGCACATCCGGAAAAATATGTCTCCATATTTGCCGAACAG TTCGCCCCGTACGTGTCCTGTCTGGTGAACGGCATGTACTGGCCTGCCGCCGGGCCGCGTCTGCTCACCAACGTCGACCTGCAGGGGCTGCTgggaaacaacatggcggccaacGGAGTTCGAATTCCAAACGGAGGTCCCGACGAAGTTCCCGGATGTACCAGCGGAGGTCCCGGATATCCCCCCTTGCCCCAGCGGCTGATCGCTGTGAGCGACATCTCGGCGGACGAAGGCGGGTCGCTGGAGTTCATGACCGAATGCACCTCCATGGACAGCCCGTTCGAAGTGTCTGACGGGACAAAGTCTGTGCCAGG CAGGTACTACCAGCTGAGCTGA
- the LOC136422348 gene encoding alpha-aminoadipic semialdehyde synthase, mitochondrial-like isoform X4, translated as MPMLDAILEKNIRIFDYEMMLDEAGVSPVAGAMGRLAGISGMINILHAMGTRLLALGHHTPFLRIGLTHSYRNIEMCRQAVRDCGYDIALGRMPESIGPLTFLFTGSGYVSKGAQEMLKELPVKFVDPTELRDICASGDTTRVYAAVLSRHHHLRQKESGRYDEKEYTAHPEKYVSIFAEQFAPYVSCLVNGMYWPAAGPRLLTNVDLQGLLGNNMAANGVRIPNGGPDEVPGCTSGGPGYPPLPQRLIAVSDISADEGGSLEFMTECTSMDSPFEVSDGTKSVPGIMGDGVVVCSVDNLPAQLPREATDIFGGQLLPYVWEMLHSVTEVPFESQAHLFSKTLQDATIASNGKLRPKYEYISELRASKNKQQ; from the exons ATGCCCATGCTGGACGCCATCCTAGAAAAG AACATCCGGATCTTTGACTACGAGATGATGCTGGACGAGGCTGGAGTCAGTCCTGTTGCGGGGGCGATGGGGAGGCTCGCCGGGATCTCAG GAATGATCAACATTCTACACGCCATGGGAACTCGCCTGTTGGCCCTGGGACATCACACACCATTTCTG aGGATCGGCCTCACCCACAGTTACAGGAACATCGAGATGTGCCGTCAGGCCGTGAGGGATTGTGGGTATGACATTGCCCTGGGGAGGATGCCGGAGTCCATAGGACCGTTGACCTTTCTGTTCACCGGGTCAGGATACGTGTCAAAG GGTGCACAGGAGATGTTGAAGGAGCTGCCTGTCAAGTTCGTTGACCCTACCGAGCTGAGAGACATTTGCGCTTCCGGCG ACACCACCCGTGTGTACGCCGCCGTTCTGAGTCGACACCACCACCTCCGACAGAAGGAGTCCGGCCGCTACGATGAGAAAGAGTACACGGCACATCCGGAAAAATATGTCTCCATATTTGCCGAACAG TTCGCCCCGTACGTGTCCTGTCTGGTGAACGGCATGTACTGGCCTGCCGCCGGGCCGCGTCTGCTCACCAACGTCGACCTGCAGGGGCTGCTgggaaacaacatggcggccaacGGAGTTCGAATTCCAAACGGAGGTCCCGACGAAGTTCCCGGATGTACCAGCGGAGGTCCCGGATATCCCCCCTTGCCCCAGCGGCTGATCGCTGTGAGCGACATCTCGGCGGACGAAGGCGGGTCGCTGGAGTTCATGACCGAATGCACCTCCATGGACAGCCCGTTCGAAGTGTCTGACGGGACAAAGTCTGTGCCAGG GATCATGGGTGATGGCGTTGTGGTCTGCTCGGTGGACAACCTTCCCGCGCAGCTGCCACGGGAGGCGACGGACATCTTCGGCGGCCAGCTGCTACCCTACGTCTGGGAAATG CTCCACTCCGTGACAGAGGTGCCGTTTGAGAGCCAAGCCCACCTGTTCTCTAAGACTCTTCAAGAT gcaaCCATCGCTTCTAACGGGAAGTTGAGGCCGAAGTACGAGTACATCTCGGAACTGAGGGCATCGAAGAACAAGCAGCAGTAG
- the LOC136422353 gene encoding zinc finger HIT domain-containing protein 1-like, producing MMSSKMADKKARESGRLRDADKRRVIDNITRLKRQRRQIENLERDNFHDDPHANLVLVNKKLPQFSDTNDSPATKKKKKTRGDHFKQRFRKNFQTLLEEEQLSIRGGPNYLTAQVPPSEYPERKFCAVCGFPSNYTCVTCGARYCCVRCLGTHQDTRCLKWTV from the exons ATGATGTCATCGAAAATGGCTGACAAGAAAGCGAGGGAAAGCG GGCGGCTTCGAGATGCAGATAAGAGAAGAGTGATTGACAACATCACACGACTAAAACGGCAGCGGCGACAAATAGAGAACCTGGAAAGAGACAACTTCCACGACGACCCACATGCCAACCTCGTCTTAGTAAACAAAAAGCTGCCACAGTTTAGCGACACCAATGACTCAC CTGctaccaagaagaagaagaaaacgaGAGGAGATCATTTTAAGCAGAGGTTCAGAAAAAACTTCCAGACATTGTTAGAAGAAGAG CAACTCAGTATAAGAGGAGGACCTAACTACCTTACAGCACAAGTGCCACCATCCGAGTACCCCGAGAGAAAGTTCTGTGCAGTGTGTGG GTTCCCCTCCAACTACACCTGTGTTACCTGTGGTGCCAGGTACTGCTGTGTCAGGTGTTTAGGAACACATCAAGATACAAG GTGCCTGAAGTGGACAGTGTAG
- the LOC136422348 gene encoding alpha-aminoadipic semialdehyde synthase, mitochondrial-like isoform X1, which yields MQYVANNRPVLGVRREDYNTWEGRAPLSPAHVQQLVAKGVTVLVQPASKRAYSGKEYQAAGAHIREDLSEASVILGVKTAPPGELLPNKTYAFFSHTIKAQEANMPMLDAILEKNIRIFDYEMMLDEAGVSPVAGAMGRLAGISGMINILHAMGTRLLALGHHTPFLRIGLTHSYRNIEMCRQAVRDCGYDIALGRMPESIGPLTFLFTGSGYVSKGAQEMLKELPVKFVDPTELRDICASGDTTRVYAAVLSRHHHLRQKESGRYDEKEYTAHPEKYVSIFAEQFAPYVSCLVNGMYWPAAGPRLLTNVDLQGLLGNNMAANGVRIPNGGPDEVPGCTSGGPGYPPLPQRLIAVSDISADEGGSLEFMTECTSMDSPFEVSDGTKSVPGIMGDGVVVCSVDNLPAQLPREATDIFGGQLLPYVWEMLHSVTEVPFESQAHLFSKTLQDATIASNGKLRPKYEYISELRASKNKQQ from the exons ATGCAGTACGTGGCGAATAACCGTCCCGTGCTTGGGGTCAGGCGGGAGGACTACAACACCTGGGAAGGCCGCGCGCCGCTATCTCCTGCGCATGTGCAGCAGCTTGTCGCCAAAGGCGTCACGGTTCTGGTACAGCCGGCCAGCAAACGGGCCTACAGCGGAAAG GAGTACCAGGCAGCAGGTGCGCACATCCGCGAGGACCTGTCCGAGGCGTCCGTGATTCTGGGAGTCAAGACGGCTCCTCCAGGGGAGTTACTGCCCAACAAGACCTACGCCTTCTTCTCCCACACGATCAAGGCTCAGGAGGCGAACATGCCCATGCTGGACGCCATCCTAGAAAAG AACATCCGGATCTTTGACTACGAGATGATGCTGGACGAGGCTGGAGTCAGTCCTGTTGCGGGGGCGATGGGGAGGCTCGCCGGGATCTCAG GAATGATCAACATTCTACACGCCATGGGAACTCGCCTGTTGGCCCTGGGACATCACACACCATTTCTG aGGATCGGCCTCACCCACAGTTACAGGAACATCGAGATGTGCCGTCAGGCCGTGAGGGATTGTGGGTATGACATTGCCCTGGGGAGGATGCCGGAGTCCATAGGACCGTTGACCTTTCTGTTCACCGGGTCAGGATACGTGTCAAAG GGTGCACAGGAGATGTTGAAGGAGCTGCCTGTCAAGTTCGTTGACCCTACCGAGCTGAGAGACATTTGCGCTTCCGGCG ACACCACCCGTGTGTACGCCGCCGTTCTGAGTCGACACCACCACCTCCGACAGAAGGAGTCCGGCCGCTACGATGAGAAAGAGTACACGGCACATCCGGAAAAATATGTCTCCATATTTGCCGAACAG TTCGCCCCGTACGTGTCCTGTCTGGTGAACGGCATGTACTGGCCTGCCGCCGGGCCGCGTCTGCTCACCAACGTCGACCTGCAGGGGCTGCTgggaaacaacatggcggccaacGGAGTTCGAATTCCAAACGGAGGTCCCGACGAAGTTCCCGGATGTACCAGCGGAGGTCCCGGATATCCCCCCTTGCCCCAGCGGCTGATCGCTGTGAGCGACATCTCGGCGGACGAAGGCGGGTCGCTGGAGTTCATGACCGAATGCACCTCCATGGACAGCCCGTTCGAAGTGTCTGACGGGACAAAGTCTGTGCCAGG GATCATGGGTGATGGCGTTGTGGTCTGCTCGGTGGACAACCTTCCCGCGCAGCTGCCACGGGAGGCGACGGACATCTTCGGCGGCCAGCTGCTACCCTACGTCTGGGAAATG CTCCACTCCGTGACAGAGGTGCCGTTTGAGAGCCAAGCCCACCTGTTCTCTAAGACTCTTCAAGAT gcaaCCATCGCTTCTAACGGGAAGTTGAGGCCGAAGTACGAGTACATCTCGGAACTGAGGGCATCGAAGAACAAGCAGCAGTAG